The Saccharomyces cerevisiae S288C chromosome VII, complete sequence genome includes a region encoding these proteins:
- the SYF2 gene encoding Syf2p (Member of the NineTeen Complex (NTC); NTC contains Prp19p and stabilizes U6 snRNA in catalytic forms of the spliceosome containing U2, U5, and U6 snRNAs; relocalizes to the cytosol in response to hypoxia; isy1 syf2 cells have defective spindles activiating cell cycle arrest) has product MDFYKLDEKLKELKRKRVDVSIKSRKLADREIQEVSANRKPRVYSMEDVNDADESVGDTESPEKEKAFHYTVQEYDAWERRHPQGKTGQSQRGGISYDQLAKLSYEKTLRNLATQTQNSSKQDSSADEEDNKNVPKKGRIGKVQKDTKTGKITIADDDKLVNKLAVSLQSESKKRYEARKRQMQNAKTLYGVESFINDKNKQFNEKLSRESKGSE; this is encoded by the coding sequence ATGgatttttacaaattaGACGAGAAGCTGAAGGagttgaaaaggaaaagagtAGATGTATCTATAAAGAGTAGGAAGTTGGCTGACAGAGAGATTCAGGAAGTAAGCGCAAATCGAAAACCAAGAGTATACAGTATGGAAGACGTAAATGATGCAGATGAATCAGTAGGAGATACAGAAAGTCctgaaaaagagaaagcaTTTCATTACACTGTCCAAGAATATGATGCGTGGGAACGTAGGCATCCTCAAGGGAAGACTGGGCAAAGCCAAAGAGGTGGAATTTCCTATGATCAACTTGCAAAATTGAGTTATGAGAAGACCTTGCGGAATCTCGCTACGCAAACACAGAATTCGAGCAAACAGGATAGTTCCGccgatgaagaagacaatAAAAACGTACCCAAGAAGGGTAGAATCGGCAAGGTACAGAAGGACACTAAGACGGGTAAGATAACAATTGCAGATGACGACAAGCTAGTTAATAAGTTGGCCGTTTCTTTGCAATCTGAGtcgaaaaaaagatacgaagcaagaaaaagacaaatgCAAAATGCAAAAACACTGTATGGGGTTGAAAGCTTCATTAATgacaaaaataaacaattcaatgaaaaattgagCAGGGAATCAAAAGGATCAGAATAA